In Portunus trituberculatus isolate SZX2019 chromosome 10, ASM1759143v1, whole genome shotgun sequence, one genomic interval encodes:
- the LOC123502152 gene encoding IgGFc-binding protein-like isoform X2: MTNSVPASQHRLTTLSLLVLSLCTHATANTTTTALEATTTTITTTTTTTAATSWTHESCYFGNSTLEHGDTALELPECCMKLLCCSGDIVKSNRWSEPASRSHDLCHDDHHDHIWDHETHDHLDFHNGLYGKCCMIGDRMYPSGHILTTFCLRMVCHDGHWDFAWSIDPTCGYCWIHDYPHFSTFDGYHYNWYGLCNYTLAQTNDSTDPSDPHTAVYITFRKCFRRRRAVGMPTCLSTVTFRENPYTIIQIDPLNATWMTVNGEPVAMPEPHDLNHVSTSHGLHPVLALNIHGCITLIGASGFVVMQCLHRVDVWVSSTLAGAVDGLCGPFNTDLRLWERSYERYNTSLFPLMWLADDEDRLKCYNNDPDINNRRASMTCASLGSGPGWRGAGSQDG, encoded by the exons caaacaccacaaccacagcccttgaagcaaccaccaccaccatcaccaccaccaccaccaccaccgccgccaccagctGGACGCATGAATCTTGCTACTTCGGGAACTCAACACTAGAACACGGCGACACTGCACTGGAGCTGCCAGAGTGTTGCATGAAGCTCTTGTGTTGCTCCGGTGATATAGTGAAGAGCAATAGGTGGAGCGAGCCAGCCAGCAGAAGCCACGACTTGTGCCAtgacgaccaccacgaccacatcTGGGACCACGAGACCCACGACCATCTAGACTTTCACAATGGGTTATATGGCAAat GCTGCATGATAGGGGACCGCATGTACCCGAGCGGACACATTCTCACCACCTTCTGTCTCCGAATGGTCTGCCACGACGGCCACTGGGATTTTGCCTGGAGTATCGACCCCACAT GCGGGTACTGCTGGATACACGACTACCCTCACTTCTCCACCTTCGACGGGTATCACTACAACTGGTATGGCCTGTGCAACTACACCCTGGCGCAGACCAACGATTCCACAGACCCCTCCGACCCGCACACAGCCGTCTACATCACCTTCAGGAAGTGCTTCAGGCGGCGCAGGGCAGTCGGCATGCCTACGTGTCTCTCAACTGTCACCTTTAGAGAAAACCCGTACACAATCATCCAAATCGACCCTTTAAATGCAACTTGG ATGACAGTCAATGGTGAGCCAGTGGCGATGCCGGAGCCTCACGACTTGAACCACGTCAGCACCTCCCACGGCCTCCACCCAGTGCTCGCTCTCAACATACACGGCTGCATCACACTTATTGGCGCTTCAGGCTTCGTG GTGATGCAGTGCCTTCACCGCGTGGACGTGTGGGTGAGCAGTACCTTGGCGGGGGCAGTGGACGGGCTGTGTGGTCCCTTCAACACTGACCTCAGGCTGTGGGAGAGAAGCTACGAGCGGTACAACACGTCCCTCTTCCCGCTCATGTGGCTG GCTGATGACGAGGACCGCTTGAAATGTTACAATAACGACCCTGACATCAACAAc AGACGTGCCAGTATGACCTGTGCAAGCTTGGGGAGCGGCCCAGGCTGGCGAGGGGCAGGTTCACAAGATGGCTGA
- the LOC123502152 gene encoding IgGFc-binding protein-like isoform X1, whose amino-acid sequence MTNSVPASQHRLTTLSLLVLSLCTHATANTTTTALEATTTTITTTTTTTAATSWTHESCYFGNSTLEHGDTALELPECCMKLLCCSGDIVKSNRWSEPASRSHDLCHDDHHDHIWDHETHDHLDFHNGLYGKCCMIGDRMYPSGHILTTFCLRMVCHDGHWDFAWSIDPTCGYCWIHDYPHFSTFDGYHYNWYGLCNYTLAQTNDSTDPSDPHTAVYITFRKCFRRRRAVGMPTCLSTVTFRENPYTIIQIDPLNATWMTVNGEPVAMPEPHDLNHVSTSHGLHPVLALNIHGCITLIGASGFVVMQCLHRVDVWVSSTLAGAVDGLCGPFNTDLRLWERSYERYNTSLFPLMWLADDEDRLKCYNNDPDINNAAKCRKSPTNEIVRRCEANTRGNPYLNETCQYDLCKLGERPRLARGRFTRWLRVVRLNAYFTEKIANATGYMY is encoded by the exons caaacaccacaaccacagcccttgaagcaaccaccaccaccatcaccaccaccaccaccaccaccgccgccaccagctGGACGCATGAATCTTGCTACTTCGGGAACTCAACACTAGAACACGGCGACACTGCACTGGAGCTGCCAGAGTGTTGCATGAAGCTCTTGTGTTGCTCCGGTGATATAGTGAAGAGCAATAGGTGGAGCGAGCCAGCCAGCAGAAGCCACGACTTGTGCCAtgacgaccaccacgaccacatcTGGGACCACGAGACCCACGACCATCTAGACTTTCACAATGGGTTATATGGCAAat GCTGCATGATAGGGGACCGCATGTACCCGAGCGGACACATTCTCACCACCTTCTGTCTCCGAATGGTCTGCCACGACGGCCACTGGGATTTTGCCTGGAGTATCGACCCCACAT GCGGGTACTGCTGGATACACGACTACCCTCACTTCTCCACCTTCGACGGGTATCACTACAACTGGTATGGCCTGTGCAACTACACCCTGGCGCAGACCAACGATTCCACAGACCCCTCCGACCCGCACACAGCCGTCTACATCACCTTCAGGAAGTGCTTCAGGCGGCGCAGGGCAGTCGGCATGCCTACGTGTCTCTCAACTGTCACCTTTAGAGAAAACCCGTACACAATCATCCAAATCGACCCTTTAAATGCAACTTGG ATGACAGTCAATGGTGAGCCAGTGGCGATGCCGGAGCCTCACGACTTGAACCACGTCAGCACCTCCCACGGCCTCCACCCAGTGCTCGCTCTCAACATACACGGCTGCATCACACTTATTGGCGCTTCAGGCTTCGTG GTGATGCAGTGCCTTCACCGCGTGGACGTGTGGGTGAGCAGTACCTTGGCGGGGGCAGTGGACGGGCTGTGTGGTCCCTTCAACACTGACCTCAGGCTGTGGGAGAGAAGCTACGAGCGGTACAACACGTCCCTCTTCCCGCTCATGTGGCTG GCTGATGACGAGGACCGCTTGAAATGTTACAATAACGACCCTGACATCAACAAc gcagCGAAGTGCAGGAAGTCACCGACCAATGAAATCGTGAGGCGCTGTGAGGCGAACACCAGAGGCAATCCATATCTCAACG AGACGTGCCAGTATGACCTGTGCAAGCTTGGGGAGCGGCCCAGGCTGGCGAGGGGCAGGTTCACAAGATGGCTGAGGGTGGTGAGACTCAACGCTTACTTCACTGAGAAGATTGCCAATGctactg gTTATATGTACTAA